From Micromonospora auratinigra:
GGGTCCCGGGCGTCGGCCCAGGCCAGCACGACCGTGGTGAGGGTGTAGCTGAGTGCCGTGACGGCCACCCCGGCCACCGCGCCCAGCGCGCCGTCCGCGCCCCGGGCCATCCCGCCGGCCACCCCGGCCAGCGCGGCCAGCAGCACCGACGCGACCACCAGCACCGGCAGGTGGCGCAGTCGCCAGCCGCGGTCCGCCGCCGCCTCCGGCGCGCGCGTCCCCGGCTCAGCCACGGGGGTACGCCGGGAAGGCGGTGACCAGGTCGGTCACGTCGGCGGCGAGCCGGCTCAGCGCGTCCGCGCCCCCGGGCTCGTCGGGATCGGTGCGGACCGCCCGGGCGATCAGCGAGGCGATGCCGCGCATCTCCCCCTCGCGCATGCCCTGGGTGGTGACGCTCGGGGTGCCCACCCGGATGCCGGAGGCCACCATCGGCTTCTGCGGGTCGTACGGGATGGCGTTCTTGTTCAGGGTGATCCGCGCGGCGTCGCAGCGTGCCTCGGCGTCCGCGCCGGTCACCCCGAGCTCGCGCAGGTCGAGCAGGGCCAGGTGGGTGTCCGTGCCGCCGGAGACCGGCCGCATCCCCTCGGCGGCCAGCCCGTCGGCGAGGGCCCGGGCGTTGTCGACCACCTGGGCGGCGTACGCCCGGAACTCCGGCTGGGCGGCCTCGCGCAGGGCGACCGCCTTGGCGGCGACCGCGTGCATCAGCGGGCCGCCCTGGGTGAACGGGAAGACCGCCTTGTCGATCCGGGGGGCGAGCGACTCCCGGCAGAGGATCATGCCGCCGCGCGGACCGCGCAGCACCTTGTGGGTGGTGAAGCAGACCACGTCGGCGTACGGCACCGGGGAAGGCACGGCCCGGCCGGCGACCAGCCCGATGAAGTGCGCGGCGTCCACCATCAGGTACGCGTCGACCTCGTCGGCGATCTC
This genomic window contains:
- a CDS encoding serine hydroxymethyltransferase — its product is MENAREPFWGPDFQQLSAVDPEIAGVVLGELERLRGGLQLIASENLTSPAVLAALGSTLTNKYAEGYPGRRYYGGCAEVDRAEEIGIARAKELFGAEHANLQPHSGASANLAAYAALVQPGDTVLAMDLPHGGHLTHGSRVNFSGKWFHTVGYTVRRDTELIDYDEVRDLARAHRPKMIICGATAYPRLIDFARFREIADEVDAYLMVDAAHFIGLVAGRAVPSPVPYADVVCFTTHKVLRGPRGGMILCRESLAPRIDKAVFPFTQGGPLMHAVAAKAVALREAAQPEFRAYAAQVVDNARALADGLAAEGMRPVSGGTDTHLALLDLRELGVTGADAEARCDAARITLNKNAIPYDPQKPMVASGIRVGTPSVTTQGMREGEMRGIASLIARAVRTDPDEPGGADALSRLAADVTDLVTAFPAYPRG